From a region of the Buteo buteo chromosome 7, bButBut1.hap1.1, whole genome shotgun sequence genome:
- the RPS6KB1 gene encoding ribosomal protein S6 kinase beta-1 isoform X1: MAGVFDIDLDQPEDAGSDEELEEGGQLSESMDHGGVGQYDLGMEHCEKFEISETSVNRGPEKIRPECFELLRVLGKGGYGKVFQVRKVTGANTGKIFAMKVLKKAMIVRNAKDTAHTKAERNILEEVKHPFIVDLIYAFQTGGKLYLILEYLSGGELFMQLEREGIFMEDTACFYLAEISMALGHLHQKGIIYRDLKPENIMLNHQGHVKLTDFGLCKESIHDGTVTHTFCGTIEYMAPEILMRSGHNRAVDWWSLGALMYDMLTGAPPFTGENRKKTIDKILKCKLNLPPYLTQEARDLLKKLLKRNAASRLGAGPGDAGEVQAHPFFRHINWDELLARKVEPPFKPLLQSEEDVSQFDSKFTRQTPVDSPDDSTLSESANQVFLGFTYVAPSVLESVKEKFSFEPKIRSPRRFIGSPRTPVSPVKFSPGEFWGRGASASASNTQTPVEYPMETSGIEQMDVTVCGEASAPLPIRQPNSGPYKKQAFPMISKRPEHLRMNL, encoded by the exons ATGGCGGGCGTGTTCGACATCGACTTGGACCAGCCCGAGGACGCGGGTTCGGacgaggagctggaggagggg GGTCAATTAAGTGAGAGCATGGACCATGGAGGAGTTGGCCAATATGACCT TGGCATGGAACATTGTGAAAAATTTGAGATTTCAGAGACTAGTGTAAACAGAGGTCCAGAAAAGATCCGACCAGAGTGCTTTGAGTTACTACGCGTACTTGGCAAAGGTGGCTATGGAAAG GTATTTCAAGTACGAAAAGTAACTGGAGCAAACACTGGGAAAATATTTGCCATGAAAGTTCTTAAAAAG GCAATGATTGTAAGGAATGCAAAGGATACAGCCCATACAAAAGCAGAGCGGAATATACTGGAGGAAGTGAAACATCCCTTCATCGTAGACTTAATTTATGCCTTTCAGACTGGTGGAAAACTCTACCTCATCCTTGAGTATCTCAGTG GAGGAGAACTATTTATGCAGTTAGAGAGAGAAGGGATATTTATGGAAGACACAGCTTG CTTTTACCTGGCAGAAATCTCAATGGCACTGGGGCACTTGCATCAAAAAGGAATCATCTACCGTGATCTGAAGCCAGAAAATATCATGCTTAATCATCAAG GTCACGTAAAATTGACTGACTTCGGATTATGTAAAGAATCTATTCATGATGGAACAGTCACACACACATTTTGTGGAACAATTGAATACAT GGCCCCTGAAATCTTGATGAGGAGTGGGCATAATCGTGCTGTGGACTGGTGGAGTTTGGGGGCATTAATGTATGACATGCTGACTGGAGCA CCTCCTTTCACTggggagaacagaaagaaaacaattgaCAAGATTCTCAAGTGTAAACTCAACTTGCCTCCCTACCTCACACAAGAAGCCAGAGATCTGCTTAAAAAG ctgctaaaaagaaatgctgcctCACGTCTAGGAGCTGGTCCTGGagatgctggagaagttcag GCTCACCCGTTCTTCAGACACATTAACTGGGATGAGCTGTTGGCACGAAAGGTGGAACCTCCTTTTAAACCCTTATTG caaTCTGAAGAGGATGTGAGCCAGTTTGATTCAAAGTTTACACGTCAGACACCTGTTGATAGCCCAGATGACTCTACTCTCAGTGAAAGTGCCAACCAGGTCTTTCTG GGTTTTACGTATGTGGCTCCATCTGTACTTGAAAGCgtaaaagagaaattttcttttgaaccAAAAATTCGATCACCTCGCAGATTCATAGGTAGCCCTAGGACACCAGtcag ccCTGTAAAGTTTTCCCCTGGGGAATTCTGGGGAAGAGGTGCTTCTGCCAGCGCATCAAATACTCAGACACCTGTGGAATATCCAATGGAGACAAGTGGAATAGAACAAATGGATGTGACAGTCTGTGGAGAGGCCTCAGCACCACTTCCAATCCGGCAACCAAACTCTGGGCCATATAAAAAACAAGCTTTTCCCATGATTTCCAAACGACCAGAGCACTTGCGCATGAATCTATGA
- the RPS6KB1 gene encoding ribosomal protein S6 kinase beta-1 isoform X2, whose product MAGVFDIDLDQPEDAGSDEELEEGGQLSESMDHGGVGQYDLGMEHCEKFEISETSVNRGPEKIRPECFELLRVLGKGGYGKVFQVRKVTGANTGKIFAMKVLKKAMIVRNAKDTAHTKAERNILEEVKHPFIVDLIYAFQTGGKLYLILEYLSGGELFMQLEREGIFMEDTACFYLAEISMALGHLHQKGIIYRDLKPENIMLNHQGHVKLTDFGLCKESIHDGTVTHTFCGTIEYMAPEILMRSGHNRAVDWWSLGALMYDMLTGAPPFTGENRKKTIDKILKCKLNLPPYLTQEARDLLKKLLKRNAASRLGAGPGDAGEVQAHPFFRHINWDELLARKVEPPFKPLLCQCP is encoded by the exons ATGGCGGGCGTGTTCGACATCGACTTGGACCAGCCCGAGGACGCGGGTTCGGacgaggagctggaggagggg GGTCAATTAAGTGAGAGCATGGACCATGGAGGAGTTGGCCAATATGACCT TGGCATGGAACATTGTGAAAAATTTGAGATTTCAGAGACTAGTGTAAACAGAGGTCCAGAAAAGATCCGACCAGAGTGCTTTGAGTTACTACGCGTACTTGGCAAAGGTGGCTATGGAAAG GTATTTCAAGTACGAAAAGTAACTGGAGCAAACACTGGGAAAATATTTGCCATGAAAGTTCTTAAAAAG GCAATGATTGTAAGGAATGCAAAGGATACAGCCCATACAAAAGCAGAGCGGAATATACTGGAGGAAGTGAAACATCCCTTCATCGTAGACTTAATTTATGCCTTTCAGACTGGTGGAAAACTCTACCTCATCCTTGAGTATCTCAGTG GAGGAGAACTATTTATGCAGTTAGAGAGAGAAGGGATATTTATGGAAGACACAGCTTG CTTTTACCTGGCAGAAATCTCAATGGCACTGGGGCACTTGCATCAAAAAGGAATCATCTACCGTGATCTGAAGCCAGAAAATATCATGCTTAATCATCAAG GTCACGTAAAATTGACTGACTTCGGATTATGTAAAGAATCTATTCATGATGGAACAGTCACACACACATTTTGTGGAACAATTGAATACAT GGCCCCTGAAATCTTGATGAGGAGTGGGCATAATCGTGCTGTGGACTGGTGGAGTTTGGGGGCATTAATGTATGACATGCTGACTGGAGCA CCTCCTTTCACTggggagaacagaaagaaaacaattgaCAAGATTCTCAAGTGTAAACTCAACTTGCCTCCCTACCTCACACAAGAAGCCAGAGATCTGCTTAAAAAG ctgctaaaaagaaatgctgcctCACGTCTAGGAGCTGGTCCTGGagatgctggagaagttcag GCTCACCCGTTCTTCAGACACATTAACTGGGATGAGCTGTTGGCACGAAAGGTGGAACCTCCTTTTAAACCCTTATTG TGTCAGTGCCCATAG
- the RNFT1 gene encoding LOW QUALITY PROTEIN: E3 ubiquitin-protein ligase RNFT1 (The sequence of the model RefSeq protein was modified relative to this genomic sequence to represent the inferred CDS: inserted 1 base in 1 codon): protein MRRQNSKNLDQKKXPTMQPNCSHLHNIQGSGDDSSSQSTHAVRLSGESSCHLSGDVRIQLNSAVGEARENASSRHSRPGSQSRSHGHAHSEAGGLDDSTPDSEEHSGSSLSELRYLLQWLHKSLPYILILCVKLIMQHIIGISLGIGLLTTYMYANKSIVNQVFLRERCSKLQCAWLLVYLTGSSLLLYYTFHSQSLYYSLIFLNPTVDFMNFWEVLWIVGVTDFILKFLFMGFKCFILLVPSFMMSFKSKGYWYMLLEELCQYYRMFVPIPVWFRYLIGYGELDSVLGWTLGILLGLLYLILKLLSFFGQLRNFRQVLRIFCTRPHYGVTASKRQCSESDDICSICQAEFQKPILLICQHTFCEECISLWFNREKTCPLCRTVISDHVNKWKDGATSMHLQIF from the exons ATGAG GAGACAAAATAGCAAGAATCTGGACCAGAAAA CTCCCACCATGCAACCAAACTGCAGTCATCTCCACAACATCCAAGGGAGTGGTGATGACTCTTCATCTCAGAGCACCCACGCAGTGAGGTTGTCAGGAGAGAGCTCATGCCATCTTAGCGGAGATGTTCGCATACAGCTAAACTCTGCTGTGGGAGAAGCCAGAGAAAATGCAAGTTCCCGGCATTCAAGGCCGGGTTCCCAAAGTCGCTCACACGGACATGCCCACAGCGAAGCAGGGGGGCTCGACGACTCCACTCCAGACTCAGAGGAACACAGCGGCAGCTCCCTCTCAGAGCTCAGATACCTCCTCCAGTGGCTGCACAAAAGTCTGCCGTATATCTTGATTCTGTGTGTCAAATTGATCATGCAGCATATAATTG GCATTTCTCTTGGAATTGGGCTGCTAACAACTTATATGTATGCAAACAAAAGCATAGTAAATCAGGTTTTTCTAAGA GAACGGTGCTCCAAGTTGCAATGTGCTTGGTTACTAGTATACCTAACTGGATCATCTCTCCTCTTGTATTACACCTTTCATTCTCAGTCACTGTATTACAG CTTAATCTTCTTAAACCCTACTGTGGATTTTATGAACTTCTGGGAGGTACTTTGGATTGTGGGAGTCACAGACTTTATTCTGAAATTCCTCTTCATGGGCTTCAAGTGCTTTATTCTCTTGGTGCCTTCTTTTATGATGTCCTTTAAATCCAAG GGCTACTGGTACATGCTGTTAGAAGAACTCTGCCAGTATTACCGTATGTTTGTCCCCATACCAGTTTGGTTCCGTTATCTTATTGGCTATGGGGAGCTGGACAGTGTACTAGGATGGACCCTTGGGATATTGCTGGGCCTTCTCTACCTCATCCTAAAA CTTTTGAGCTTTTTTGGACAATTGAGAAACTTCAGGCAGGTCTTACGGATATTTTGTACACGACCA CACTATGGGGTGACGGCCAGCAAGAGACAGTGTTCCGAATCGGATGATATTTGTTCTATCTGCCAAGCTGAATTTCAGAAGCCTATTCTGCTTATCTGTCAG CACACATTTTGTGAAGAATGCATCTCTTTATGGTTTAATAGAGAAAAAACGTGTCCACTCTGCAGAACTGTTATTTCAGACCATGTTAACAAGTGGAAGGATGGAGCTACATCTATGCATCTACAGATTTTCTAA